The Dehalococcoidales bacterium genome window below encodes:
- a CDS encoding secondary thiamine-phosphate synthase enzyme YjbQ — protein sequence MLNKIELPTSQSTQFINITDRIRVLLSSSGITNGICYIFVPHTTAAVTINENADPDVVSDIERFFTLTIDNKCNYRHMEGNSPAHIKASLMGSSQAVLVEDGRLLLGTWQGIYFCEFDGPRKRSFFVKFMPSA from the coding sequence ATGTTGAACAAAATTGAATTACCTACCAGCCAATCTACACAGTTTATAAATATTACTGATAGAATACGTGTTCTTTTATCTTCAAGCGGTATAACAAACGGAATTTGCTATATTTTTGTACCACATACCACCGCGGCAGTCACCATCAATGAAAATGCTGACCCGGATGTTGTATCCGACATTGAAAGGTTTTTCACTTTAACTATCGACAATAAGTGTAATTACCGGCATATGGAAGGGAATTCCCCTGCACATATCAAAGCAAGCCTGATGGGAAGTTCACAGGCGGTTTTAGTAGAGGATGGCAGATTATTACTTGGTACCTGGCAGGGAATATATTTTTGTGAGTTCGATGGACCCAGAAAAAGGTCTTTTTTCGTAAAATTCATGCCATCAGCTTAA
- a CDS encoding GNAT family N-acetyltransferase translates to MSIVIRQMSAQDKSEIVYLLETIPQFKPIEITIAKELVDEYLGKGTNSGYHILVAEENHVLVGYICYGPTPLTESTWDIYWEAVIPARQGFGIGSSLINEAETNIRLLGGKLALIETSSIPEYEKTRKFYSSHGYCQVSCIPDFYAPGDHRITYYKKL, encoded by the coding sequence ATGAGTATTGTAATCCGCCAAATGAGTGCACAGGACAAGTCTGAAATTGTCTATTTACTTGAAACAATTCCTCAATTCAAACCAATAGAAATCACCATCGCCAAAGAACTGGTTGACGAATATCTTGGCAAAGGCACCAATTCTGGATACCACATTCTGGTAGCTGAAGAAAACCATGTTTTGGTTGGATATATTTGCTATGGCCCTACTCCCCTCACCGAGAGTACCTGGGACATTTACTGGGAAGCCGTAATTCCCGCACGACAAGGCTTTGGCATTGGTTCATCATTAATCAATGAAGCGGAGACTAACATCCGCCTACTGGGAGGAAAACTGGCGCTTATAGAAACCTCATCGATACCAGAATATGAAAAGACCCGCAAATTTTATTCTTCTCATGGCTACTGTCAAGTATCTTGCATTCCAGATTTTTACGCTCCTGGTGATCACCGGATAACATACTACAAGAAGCTGTAA
- a CDS encoding ATP-grasp domain-containing protein: MHPDIAIIYNKPAPSRYTASDEDAAIKGVLNAVAAVENALLELSCQSFLVPLSPPLDEALDTVSRIKASVIFNLFEGFDGQPETEVEIAKGCHNLDIPYTGNPPEALEIGLDKVLSKNTFKKKGIPTPDFQILDSSSPGELTINYPVIAKPSQEDASHGIYIDNVIYSPESLNSVLERILLTSGKPALVEEFIDGKEFNATVLGNKVLPVSEIVYDLPSEMPRILTFESKWNPDSLYYKQTQSVCPAKTSRRDESKIRELSINAYKACGCHGYSRVDIRQDDYGSFYVLEVNPNPDISPDAGCAKQAAAAGLTYTELIKIIIEQALDNS, translated from the coding sequence ATGCATCCAGATATAGCAATTATTTACAATAAACCAGCGCCCTCGCGTTATACTGCATCTGATGAAGATGCGGCCATTAAAGGAGTACTAAACGCTGTTGCTGCAGTTGAGAATGCCCTGCTGGAGCTTAGCTGCCAGTCTTTTTTAGTGCCGCTTTCACCCCCACTTGATGAAGCGCTTGATACCGTTAGCCGTATCAAGGCTTCGGTGATATTCAATCTCTTTGAAGGATTCGACGGCCAACCGGAAACCGAGGTTGAAATTGCCAAAGGTTGCCATAACCTGGATATCCCATATACCGGTAATCCACCAGAGGCTCTTGAGATTGGATTGGATAAGGTGCTTTCTAAAAACACTTTTAAAAAGAAAGGCATCCCTACACCTGATTTCCAAATTCTTGATTCGTCTTCCCCGGGAGAGTTAACAATTAACTACCCGGTTATCGCAAAACCTTCACAGGAAGATGCCAGTCACGGCATTTATATTGACAACGTTATATATTCACCGGAAAGCCTTAATAGCGTTTTGGAACGAATTCTGCTAACTTCAGGAAAACCGGCTCTGGTTGAAGAATTCATTGATGGTAAAGAGTTTAATGCAACTGTGCTTGGCAATAAGGTGCTGCCAGTATCTGAAATTGTGTATGACCTCCCATCCGAAATGCCCAGGATTCTTACGTTTGAATCTAAATGGAATCCGGATAGTTTATACTACAAACAAACCCAATCTGTTTGCCCGGCTAAAACATCACGAAGAGATGAATCTAAAATCAGAGAACTATCTATTAACGCCTATAAAGCCTGTGGCTGCCATGGATACTCCAGAGTTGATATCCGCCAGGATGATTATGGGAGTTTCTATGTGTTAGAGGTAAACCCGAACCCAGATATCTCCCCAGATGCAGGCTGCGCTAAACAAGCTGCAGCAGCCGGGCTGACATATACAGAATTGATTAAGATAATTATCGAACAGGCACTGGATAATAGTTGA
- a CDS encoding ATP-grasp domain-containing protein, with protein sequence MHIGLTYDLKTSFDLKPGLPEDIAEEYDSVETVQLISSSLEALGHTVIHLGGGLEFLSNMCAGTDAELVFNISEGRGNYPSREAQVPSVLEMYNIPYTGSSPQCLSICLDKPLTKHILKASGIVTPHWLVVSDKQSADRVSWDNIGFPLVVKPAHEGSSIGIHNCSLAQNVQEAKALCTTSLVGYNQPVMIEQYISGREVTVGIIGSHKPDVLGIMEIKPKHRHEMFMYSIEVKRDYVNQVDYECPANLPKTVLEEIKKTSLKIYSLLGCLDMARLDFRIDKQGQPYFIEINPLPGLGNHSDLVIMASFLGISHQSLIQMILSAALERYPQCIQI encoded by the coding sequence ATGCACATCGGTCTCACTTACGATCTCAAAACCAGCTTTGATCTGAAACCCGGCTTGCCGGAAGATATTGCAGAAGAATACGACTCGGTTGAAACCGTTCAGTTGATTTCTTCTTCTCTTGAGGCACTTGGCCATACGGTGATACATCTGGGTGGGGGTTTGGAATTTCTTAGTAATATGTGCGCAGGTACTGATGCCGAACTTGTTTTTAACATCAGCGAAGGTCGCGGGAACTATCCATCACGCGAGGCGCAGGTTCCGTCAGTGCTTGAAATGTATAACATTCCCTATACTGGTTCATCCCCCCAATGTCTTTCGATCTGTCTTGATAAACCACTAACCAAGCATATTCTCAAAGCTTCCGGCATAGTTACACCTCACTGGCTGGTTGTGAGTGATAAGCAATCGGCAGATAGAGTATCTTGGGATAATATTGGCTTCCCTTTGGTTGTAAAACCTGCCCATGAAGGTTCAAGCATCGGAATCCATAATTGCTCTCTTGCGCAAAATGTCCAGGAAGCAAAAGCACTCTGCACAACATCACTGGTTGGATATAATCAGCCAGTGATGATAGAACAGTATATATCTGGCAGAGAAGTAACAGTGGGAATTATTGGCTCTCATAAACCCGATGTTCTTGGGATAATGGAAATCAAGCCCAAACATCGGCACGAAATGTTCATGTATTCAATTGAAGTAAAGCGGGATTATGTAAACCAGGTCGATTATGAATGCCCTGCCAATTTACCAAAGACGGTATTAGAAGAAATAAAAAAGACCAGCCTCAAGATTTACTCATTACTCGGCTGCCTGGATATGGCCAGGCTTGATTTTAGAATCGATAAACAGGGGCAACCTTATTTTATCGAGATTAATCCGCTTCCTGGCTTGGGCAATCACAGTGATTTGGTAATAATGGCCAGCTTTCTGGGCATATCTCACCAAAGCCTTATCCAGATGATTCTTTCAGCTGCGCTCGAAAGATATCCGCAATGCATCCAGATATAG
- a CDS encoding KamA family radical SAM protein has translation MKHGVVNPSVESRQSNIVIPDAASSESTEETEPPGTSSEPPQPFSNRSKYFPFVSDELWNNWKWQFQNRITTIQELARYLPLSFEEIQSLEKVTLRYPISITPYYLTLINANDANDPVRRQSVPSILEIDEHMQGYDDPLDEKGDSVVPGLVHRYSDRALMVSTNICPMLCRHCTRKRDWNHKGMVHSKEEFEAMFDYIRSHTEIRDVIVSGGDPLSLSTARLESILSSLRSISHVEIIRIGSRFPVVLPQRVDDELCEMLSRYSPVWFNTHFNTVNEITPQSAAACERLLRHGIPVNNQSVLLKGINDSVQDQLALCQGLLKIKVRPYYLFQCDEVRGAEHLRTPVEKGIEIIAGMRGHTSGMGIPSFVVDLPDGGGKVPLLPDYIAAINPGSMLFKNYRGNLYSYRNPSAESYEQPNNSERVVSIPPAHAYSGAES, from the coding sequence GTGAAACATGGGGTTGTAAATCCCTCGGTTGAATCCAGGCAATCTAATATTGTTATACCTGATGCTGCCTCATCGGAAAGCACGGAAGAAACAGAACCTCCCGGTACGTCCAGCGAACCTCCCCAACCCTTCTCCAATCGAAGCAAATACTTCCCGTTTGTTTCTGATGAACTTTGGAACAACTGGAAGTGGCAATTCCAGAATCGTATTACCACAATTCAAGAGCTTGCTCGCTACTTACCGCTGTCTTTTGAAGAAATCCAAAGCCTTGAAAAGGTTACCCTTCGCTACCCAATTTCAATTACGCCTTATTACCTCACTCTCATAAATGCAAACGATGCTAACGATCCGGTGAGAAGGCAATCGGTACCCTCTATACTTGAAATCGATGAACATATGCAAGGTTACGATGATCCGCTGGATGAAAAGGGAGATTCAGTAGTACCCGGCCTTGTTCACCGCTATAGCGATAGGGCTCTAATGGTTTCAACCAATATTTGCCCAATGCTTTGCCGGCATTGCACTCGTAAACGTGACTGGAATCATAAAGGCATGGTCCACTCCAAGGAAGAATTTGAGGCAATGTTCGATTATATACGCTCTCATACGGAAATCAGGGATGTGATTGTTTCGGGCGGAGATCCACTCAGCCTCAGCACAGCACGCCTGGAGAGTATTTTATCTTCACTGCGTAGTATCAGTCATGTAGAAATAATTCGCATCGGGTCCCGATTCCCGGTAGTGCTGCCTCAACGCGTCGATGACGAATTATGCGAAATGCTATCTCGCTATAGCCCGGTGTGGTTCAATACTCACTTCAATACTGTGAATGAAATCACGCCACAGTCTGCTGCAGCATGCGAACGCCTGCTTCGGCACGGTATTCCGGTTAACAACCAATCGGTTCTTTTGAAAGGTATTAACGATAGCGTTCAAGATCAGCTGGCTCTTTGCCAGGGATTGCTGAAAATAAAGGTTCGGCCTTATTACCTCTTCCAATGCGATGAGGTACGAGGAGCTGAGCATTTACGTACACCCGTAGAAAAAGGCATTGAGATTATCGCTGGAATGCGCGGCCATACTTCCGGGATGGGAATCCCCTCGTTCGTAGTCGATTTACCAGATGGTGGTGGCAAGGTGCCTCTGCTGCCCGACTACATTGCAGCGATTAATCCAGGATCGATGTTATTTAAAAATTATCGAGGCAATCTATATTCATATAGGAATCCATCGGCAGAATCGTACGAACAACCCAACAATTCTGAAAGAGTTGTTTCGATACCACCTGCCCATGCATACTCGGGGGCAGAATCGTAA
- a CDS encoding sulfite exporter TauE/SafE family protein — MPWFLLPIIGFLVGGFGTLIGAGGGFILVPVLLLIYPDYSPSTITAITLTVTFFNSFSGTLAYSRLKRIDFRSALIFSLAGIPGAIIGANVTGLLGRNSFQLIFSVVLIALSIYLLVKPGVQKSNSCSLNGTTKREITDSEGTKHSFSYSLKLGIVLAFFTGFVAGLLGIGGGIIHVPAMCNLLSYPVHIATATSHMVISITTFSALITHIIRESFADGFAIALLLSLGAIAGAQVGAKYSKKVPGQVIIRFLALGLLAVAIRLIVSVVST; from the coding sequence TTGCCCTGGTTTCTTCTGCCAATTATCGGATTTCTGGTGGGTGGTTTCGGAACGCTTATCGGCGCTGGCGGCGGCTTTATTCTTGTCCCTGTTCTGTTATTAATATACCCGGATTATAGCCCCTCAACCATTACTGCAATAACCCTCACAGTTACTTTCTTTAATTCCTTTTCTGGAACTCTTGCTTACAGCCGGCTGAAGAGAATTGATTTTCGGTCTGCATTGATTTTTTCACTGGCCGGTATACCGGGTGCTATCATAGGAGCCAACGTCACCGGTCTGCTTGGCCGAAACTCGTTTCAGCTCATATTTAGCGTCGTATTGATTGCTCTATCCATTTATCTGTTAGTAAAGCCCGGTGTTCAAAAATCCAACTCTTGCAGCCTTAACGGTACCACTAAACGCGAAATAACTGACTCCGAAGGTACCAAACACAGTTTTTCATATTCTCTCAAACTGGGTATTGTTCTGGCTTTTTTTACCGGCTTTGTTGCAGGGCTGCTGGGTATCGGAGGAGGTATTATACACGTCCCAGCTATGTGCAACCTGCTTTCCTACCCAGTGCATATAGCCACTGCAACTTCTCATATGGTTATTTCCATCACGACGTTTTCAGCCCTGATAACCCATATTATCAGAGAAAGCTTTGCTGATGGTTTTGCAATTGCACTTCTTCTCTCATTGGGAGCTATAGCCGGGGCTCAAGTCGGTGCAAAATATTCCAAAAAAGTGCCCGGGCAAGTAATTATCCGCTTCCTCGCTTTAGGTCTTCTTGCAGTTGCAATCAGGTTGATTGTATCTGTGGTTAGCACTTAA
- a CDS encoding zinc ribbon domain-containing protein: MVARIQKILRYTVFFTLGFAVAGAILGFMLSSQDEREWIWIAGFALIGGFAGAAIALVTGRYKMLFKLVVAGAIVGALSQWMIIASVAEEWLQMTISGAVFGAFAGISIPMLEREKKLPVEKTFECDECGRKVGKDDKFCAGCGTEFE, encoded by the coding sequence ATGGTTGCCAGAATTCAAAAAATATTGAGATATACTGTGTTTTTTACACTTGGTTTTGCGGTAGCGGGGGCGATTTTAGGTTTTATGCTTAGCAGCCAGGATGAACGAGAGTGGATCTGGATTGCCGGATTTGCTCTAATTGGGGGATTCGCCGGCGCCGCCATTGCTCTTGTAACAGGCCGTTATAAAATGCTTTTCAAGCTGGTTGTAGCCGGAGCTATAGTGGGCGCTTTAAGCCAATGGATGATAATTGCATCAGTCGCTGAAGAATGGTTGCAAATGACCATTTCCGGTGCAGTATTTGGAGCGTTTGCAGGCATTTCGATCCCGATGCTCGAGAGAGAGAAGAAATTACCCGTTGAAAAAACTTTTGAATGTGATGAGTGTGGCCGCAAGGTAGGCAAGGACGACAAGTTTTGTGCAGGTTGTGGAACTGAATTCGAATAA
- a CDS encoding heavy metal translocating P-type ATPase codes for MAEKTVLKISGMHCAACVGRTEKALLAVPGVENAYVNLASEKATITHQGKVSTQDLIKAVENAGFQASPETTPAVLDNTDKQAKIRFIFAAIASVIIMLIHFFAHFEHVEYLLWLIATPVQFWAGAGFYKGAWSALKNKTADMNTLIAIGTSAAYFYSVAVVLFPRLFSTAEISTGVYFDTSAMIIALVLLGKYLEARAKRQASQAIKKLIDLSPKKATVIRESVETSVPVSQVIKGDIILVRPGEKIPVDGIIVKGASSVDESMLTGESLPVEKNLGDEVIGASINKTGSFTFEASRVGKDTVLSQIIRLVDEAQGSRAPVQRLADVVSGVFVPVVVSIAIFTFILWYFLGPEPSLTYAFLNFIAVLIIACPCALGLATPTAIMVGTGVGAENGILIRDAAALETCARLNTVVIDKTGTLTTGVPEVTDIITSTDQGRLSALGIAASVEKYSEHPLAQALVKHARAENALIEDADKFMSVSGMGVKAVYQGKTVVIGNEALLQKINIELGELAVAAHSLKQQGKTIMIMVVDKAPVAIFALADTLKAESRWAVEKIREMNLDLVMLTGDNHETAMAIADKAGIEKVIAGVLPQDKAKVIKDLQEKGKIVAMVGDGINDAPALAQANTGIAIGTGSDIAIETGDITLMKGKLEGMVNAIRLGWRTMRTIKQNLFWAFAYNTLLIPIAAGLLYVFFNSGNAPGYLGFMLGEYGFLNPIMAAVAMAFSSVTVVTNSLRLRQFKREAYQ; via the coding sequence ATGGCAGAAAAAACTGTTCTTAAAATCAGTGGAATGCATTGTGCAGCATGTGTTGGGCGTACCGAAAAAGCATTACTGGCTGTACCTGGCGTAGAAAACGCCTATGTAAATCTCGCTTCTGAAAAAGCTACAATAACCCACCAAGGCAAAGTTAGTACACAAGATTTGATTAAGGCCGTTGAAAATGCCGGTTTCCAGGCTTCCCCAGAAACTACTCCGGCTGTATTAGATAATACAGACAAACAGGCAAAAATACGCTTTATCTTTGCCGCTATTGCATCTGTTATTATCATGCTTATCCACTTTTTTGCCCACTTTGAACATGTTGAGTATCTTTTGTGGCTGATAGCCACTCCAGTTCAATTCTGGGCAGGTGCCGGCTTTTATAAAGGAGCCTGGAGTGCACTTAAAAATAAAACCGCTGATATGAACACGCTGATAGCAATTGGTACTTCAGCAGCGTACTTCTACAGCGTGGCGGTTGTGCTTTTCCCCCGCTTATTCTCGACCGCCGAAATCTCAACCGGAGTATATTTTGATACATCCGCCATGATAATAGCCTTGGTGCTTCTTGGGAAATATCTAGAAGCCAGAGCAAAAAGGCAGGCTTCCCAGGCAATAAAAAAGTTGATCGACCTGAGCCCTAAGAAAGCTACGGTCATTCGAGAAAGCGTTGAGACTTCTGTTCCAGTCTCCCAGGTCATTAAAGGAGATATTATTCTGGTTCGTCCTGGTGAAAAGATACCGGTTGATGGGATTATCGTTAAAGGAGCTTCAAGCGTTGATGAATCAATGCTTACCGGGGAGAGTCTTCCAGTTGAGAAAAACCTTGGGGATGAAGTTATAGGTGCTTCTATTAATAAAACCGGCAGCTTTACTTTCGAAGCCAGCCGTGTCGGTAAAGATACTGTATTAAGCCAGATAATCCGCCTGGTTGACGAAGCACAGGGCTCGCGGGCTCCAGTTCAACGCCTCGCCGATGTTGTATCTGGCGTATTCGTGCCGGTAGTTGTTTCGATAGCTATATTTACTTTTATTTTGTGGTACTTTTTAGGGCCAGAACCTTCGCTTACTTATGCATTTCTTAATTTTATTGCTGTTTTAATCATAGCCTGCCCTTGCGCATTAGGGCTAGCGACCCCCACTGCTATTATGGTTGGCACTGGAGTAGGCGCTGAAAACGGTATTTTAATCCGCGATGCAGCCGCACTTGAAACATGCGCTCGCCTTAATACTGTGGTAATAGACAAAACCGGCACTTTGACAACCGGAGTTCCCGAAGTTACCGATATTATCACCTCAACCGATCAGGGTAGACTTTCAGCCCTTGGGATTGCCGCAAGCGTAGAAAAGTATTCTGAACATCCACTGGCGCAGGCCTTGGTTAAACACGCCAGGGCAGAAAACGCTTTGATTGAAGATGCAGACAAGTTTATGTCCGTATCCGGCATGGGGGTAAAAGCTGTATACCAGGGCAAAACTGTGGTTATAGGTAATGAAGCCCTATTACAGAAGATTAATATAGAGCTGGGCGAACTAGCTGTTGCAGCGCATTCTTTAAAACAACAAGGGAAAACCATCATGATAATGGTAGTTGACAAGGCTCCTGTGGCAATTTTTGCGCTTGCTGATACACTAAAAGCTGAAAGCCGCTGGGCGGTCGAGAAAATAAGGGAAATGAATCTGGATTTGGTAATGCTGACGGGCGATAATCATGAAACTGCCATGGCTATTGCCGATAAGGCAGGCATTGAAAAAGTCATTGCTGGAGTATTACCACAAGACAAAGCTAAAGTCATTAAGGATTTACAGGAAAAGGGTAAAATCGTAGCAATGGTGGGCGATGGTATAAATGATGCTCCAGCACTTGCCCAGGCAAATACAGGAATTGCAATTGGAACCGGGAGCGATATTGCAATTGAAACCGGAGACATTACCCTCATGAAAGGAAAACTTGAAGGCATGGTAAATGCTATTCGGCTGGGCTGGAGAACCATGCGGACAATAAAACAAAACCTCTTTTGGGCTTTTGCCTATAATACGCTTTTGATACCGATTGCCGCAGGGCTACTCTATGTCTTCTTTAATTCTGGCAATGCGCCTGGATATCTCGGTTTCATGCTTGGGGAATATGGTTTTTTAAACCCGATCATGGCTGCAGTAGCAATGGCGTTCAGCTCTGTGACGGTTGTAACCAATTCACTCAGACTGAGGCAATTTAAACGTGAGGCATATCAATAA
- a CDS encoding MFS transporter, with translation MINTFISTRKTVTKFVSRFDRGIWLVSLINLLLAIGFSMCIPFLALYLHQDRGVSMALVGIIILVAGLSSAVFELVGGELCDRLGRRPLVLFSVISRSVVYIVMAFLVNSGAPVWSIALAFVASQALGSIGKPATQAMITDLAPPRLLTESFGILRIGINVGWAAGPAIGGYLAAFMPYGWLFGVAAGISIITAVIAFFLKESIVQKNHKTDFRGLLKVSRNVSFMLFIFFNLLFFTAMGQMMSTLSIYMVDRVGYTTAQYGLLLTVNGLLVIILQYPIARNIDRFSRSRVIVAGCLLYAAGYLMFGWVGSYALAVAAMVLVSFGEIAFAPAAMSVVGEIAPRGEKGRYMGFFGLNQIVGISIAPLFGGILLDLFLTNHIAIWGIIAVSGVFGAAAFAWWARHYKVE, from the coding sequence GTGATAAATACGTTTATTTCCACTCGAAAGACAGTCACCAAGTTTGTTTCACGCTTCGATAGGGGAATTTGGCTGGTCAGCCTGATTAATCTATTGCTGGCAATAGGTTTTTCAATGTGCATTCCCTTTCTTGCTCTTTATCTTCATCAGGATCGCGGTGTGTCTATGGCCTTGGTGGGGATCATAATTCTGGTAGCGGGTTTGAGTTCAGCAGTATTTGAGCTGGTTGGCGGTGAGTTGTGTGACCGGTTGGGACGAAGACCGCTGGTTCTATTTTCCGTTATATCAAGAAGTGTTGTGTATATAGTGATGGCCTTTCTGGTTAACTCGGGTGCTCCGGTCTGGAGCATTGCTCTTGCTTTTGTGGCTTCGCAAGCGCTGGGATCGATAGGAAAACCGGCTACACAAGCTATGATTACCGACCTCGCTCCTCCCCGGCTCCTCACCGAATCCTTTGGAATACTCAGAATCGGGATAAATGTTGGGTGGGCAGCAGGTCCGGCAATTGGAGGCTATCTAGCCGCCTTCATGCCTTACGGATGGTTGTTTGGTGTTGCGGCAGGAATCAGTATTATTACCGCAGTTATTGCTTTCTTTCTAAAAGAATCGATTGTTCAAAAAAATCATAAAACCGATTTCCGCGGATTGTTAAAGGTCAGTCGCAATGTTTCATTTATGTTGTTTATATTTTTTAATCTGCTTTTTTTCACTGCCATGGGCCAAATGATGAGCACTCTTTCTATCTATATGGTTGACCGTGTTGGTTACACAACCGCCCAATATGGTTTGCTGTTGACGGTTAATGGATTGCTGGTAATTATTCTGCAATACCCCATAGCAAGAAACATAGACCGTTTTTCAAGAAGCCGGGTGATTGTGGCGGGATGTCTTTTATATGCTGCAGGCTACCTGATGTTTGGGTGGGTAGGGAGTTATGCCCTGGCAGTAGCGGCAATGGTATTAGTTTCATTTGGGGAAATAGCTTTTGCGCCGGCAGCAATGAGTGTTGTGGGTGAAATAGCTCCCCGTGGAGAAAAAGGGCGGTATATGGGATTCTTTGGGCTTAACCAGATTGTTGGTATTTCCATTGCCCCGTTGTTTGGGGGAATACTTTTAGACTTGTTTTTAACCAACCACATCGCAATCTGGGGCATAATTGCAGTATCTGGTGTATTTGGAGCGGCAGCCTTTGCATGGTGGGCGCGCCATTATAAAGTAGAATAA
- a CDS encoding glycosyltransferase family 2 protein: MYKGKKIAVVVPAYNEEKFIADVINGIPKYVDRVYVVNDASTDKTAEIANALAERDDRIKIISLEQNKGLGGAITTGHSLALEEMVDLVAIMAGDNQMAPEYLPALLDPVINGEADYAKGNRMSCPAHYEGMPRFRRFGTNLLTLLTRISSGYWHISDPQNGYTVINTNALSKIPLKRIYKGYAFENDMLVRLNVIGAKVVDVPHPAIYNGQQSKIKYPSFIVKTSWMLLTSWIWRLWVKYIVR; this comes from the coding sequence ATGTACAAAGGTAAAAAAATTGCCGTGGTGGTGCCAGCCTATAATGAAGAAAAGTTTATTGCCGATGTAATTAACGGTATTCCGAAGTATGTTGACCGGGTATATGTAGTAAATGATGCCAGCACAGATAAAACTGCAGAAATAGCAAATGCTCTCGCTGAGAGAGATGACAGGATTAAAATAATAAGTCTGGAGCAGAATAAAGGACTTGGCGGAGCCATAACTACTGGCCACTCGTTAGCACTTGAAGAAATGGTTGATTTGGTTGCAATAATGGCTGGCGACAACCAAATGGCGCCTGAATACCTCCCAGCTTTACTGGATCCAGTAATAAACGGCGAGGCAGACTACGCTAAAGGGAATCGTATGTCATGCCCTGCTCATTACGAAGGAATGCCGCGATTCAGGCGCTTTGGTACTAATTTGCTAACACTACTAACCCGCATATCATCCGGGTACTGGCATATCAGTGATCCGCAAAATGGCTATACGGTGATTAATACGAATGCTCTTTCAAAAATTCCTTTAAAACGAATATACAAAGGTTACGCTTTTGAAAACGACATGCTTGTACGCCTTAATGTTATTGGAGCGAAAGTAGTGGATGTACCTCATCCAGCGATATACAATGGCCAGCAGTCTAAAATAAAATACCCAAGTTTTATCGTTAAAACTAGCTGGATGCTATTAACCAGTTGGATCTGGCGACTATGGGTTAAGTATATTGTCAGGTAA
- a CDS encoding Gfo/Idh/MocA family oxidoreductase, with the protein MIKAGVIGLGAMGQHHVRVYRELGCELVGVADADIKRAQEIGAKYNTRCFGDHRKLLGHVDVVSIAVPTSAHKDVALEFLAAKTHCLVEKPIASTVKEAEEMIKAARDNDVKLMVGHIERFNPVILKLKELIEQGVLGKIMLISTRRVGPFQPRIRDVGIIIDSATHDIDATRFLTGKEPVAVYSKAGRFKHPSREDHALIMLDFGDSSASLEVNWFTPHKVRTLVATGSEGISYLDYIEQQLTLHNSYQESRIKIVKTEPLKTEITHFISCVNNNTKPLVDGQEGLNTLRIALKASEVVNDVQR; encoded by the coding sequence ATGATTAAAGCCGGGGTCATCGGCCTTGGAGCTATGGGGCAACACCATGTCCGTGTCTACCGGGAACTGGGATGTGAGCTAGTTGGTGTTGCAGATGCAGATATAAAACGTGCTCAGGAAATCGGTGCTAAATATAATACGCGTTGTTTTGGCGATCACCGCAAACTGCTTGGTCATGTAGATGTGGTAAGTATTGCAGTACCGACCAGTGCTCATAAAGATGTTGCACTTGAGTTTCTTGCTGCTAAAACCCACTGCTTGGTAGAAAAGCCGATCGCCTCTACTGTTAAAGAAGCAGAGGAGATGATTAAAGCCGCCCGAGATAACGACGTGAAATTAATGGTTGGTCATATTGAGCGCTTCAATCCGGTTATACTTAAGCTCAAAGAATTGATAGAACAAGGTGTTCTAGGTAAAATTATGCTCATTTCTACGCGCCGGGTAGGCCCGTTTCAGCCCAGAATAAGAGATGTCGGTATCATAATAGACTCCGCTACACACGATATCGACGCAACCCGTTTTCTTACCGGCAAAGAGCCTGTAGCAGTATATTCCAAAGCCGGACGCTTCAAGCATCCCAGCCGGGAAGACCATGCTCTTATCATGCTAGATTTTGGTGATAGCTCAGCTTCGTTAGAAGTGAACTGGTTTACGCCACACAAAGTGCGCACTCTGGTCGCTACCGGGAGCGAAGGGATCAGCTACCTGGATTATATTGAGCAGCAACTCACCCTTCACAACTCATATCAGGAATCTCGCATTAAAATTGTAAAGACCGAGCCATTAAAAACAGAAATCACCCATTTTATTTCTTGTGTTAACAACAACACTAAACCTCTGGTGGATGGCCAGGAGGGCTTAAACACGTTAAGAATTGCGCTTAAGGCCAGCGAAGTAGTAAACGATGTACAAAGGTAA